The window AGCGGCAGACTTGTTCTTCCATCCCAGCAACCCTCTGTAGCAAGTTCAGAGGCAGTCTTACCTGCCCCTCCCCCTGTCGGGTGATACAAAAACCTGGGACACGCCATCCACCCCGATGACACTCTTTGGGAGCACAGTGCTGTGTCCAACGTACGGCGAAACCTGCCGCTGAGGGGGCTTCGCACTACTGCTGGCCTTTGAGTATGTTTGACCGGCATCTCTCCAAGATGCACTAGTCTTCTTTCTTGAATTTCTATTCCGTCTTCCTACCCAAGCGGTGAACTGGTTCACTGCGTAGGTCAACACGACATACAGGGTTATCCCGAAAACGGCAAGAAACAACAAACCTGTAACACTGGGCATAACAACACAACCACTAAAACAACACACAATGCTGCGGGGCAACGCCCGCCAAGCTTTTCATGGCATAACCACCACCGGGACATTGTACAGTAACAGTGGGCGAAAGTAAATCCACCCTTGCCGTTGGGCTCTACAGGCGGCAACCACACTTAAGATGTGGTTATACCCTGTGTGCCCTCCCCCTTTCGGCCCACCCAATGTGGCCCTTTCACCACTCACATACTTGCAGTCCCCGGCACTACCGCCACACCTACCCTCGGGTTGCCCTACTCTTTACTAGTCCAACATACCTAACTACCGACACACCTGCCACCCAAGTCCCTACTTCTTATCTAACCACCATCCCTGCACTCGAAGTTCTTAGCATCACCTGTATCACCCAGGTCCCTTACCTAACCACCAGCCCCCGGGGGCACCACCGCTACCAGTCCCTGCAGGTACACCATGTAAGATACTACAGAATGCGCACCTCTCTTCCACTAGCCCATCTACCCATTGCACCATTAATGATATGAGTCTATGGGAGAACAGGAGGAAATAACCTGGCATCCTTGGCAGCCTGAGTAGGAGCCTCAGCCCCACTGGGTGCTACCACAGCTCCCTGCATAATCCAGGCTCCTGTCTCCCAGCCTCTTGTACTTCAACACACTTGAAGTCCTTTACATCACCTACACCCAGCCCAGCATACCTAACTACCATCCTCTGACCACACACTGACCAGAATCACCCACACCTAACCACACTCTACAGGTTTGGGCTCACCCAATGTTGTCTTCCCAACCACACAAGCCTCTGCCCACACCTTCACCTAGTCCCTACCTCCGTGTACTACTCTTACCCAATCTCCACCATCCCTGCACACAAACTAACCAGCATCACCTGTATATCACCCAGGTCTCTCTAACTATTACCACTCACTGCCCTGCCACCATCCTTGCAGTCAAACTTACTGGCCGCATCACCATTAACTCCAGCAGCAAACTTAGCCATTAGCTTACCGGCACCAAAGAATATAGCTGTGAATACAACTAACATTACAATTGCAGGCCATGCTAGTTTACCGAATATAGCCATGATGCTGGAACCTAATATCACTCCTGTCATGATTGGTAGTCCAAGCTTCTGTACAAACCCTATAACATTACATATAACCTTAGTCGCTGTATCATCAGCTGCATCACCAGTACCAGTAGCAGCACTAGCCCCAGCAGGTACACCATGGAGGATACTCCATGTGAAGACTCACTGCTTCCCATATCAACATCCTACCTATTCAGGCTCATGTTGATACTGCACAGTTGGGTATTCCATAGCTCATCCCACTCTAGTATTGCTACCATCTGAACAACATTAGGTGGTACAGGTGATTGATATACAACAGCCTTTCCCTCCTTATCGAGGCTATTGATGTTGTTCGCCATCCCCTGCACGTCGATGGTGGGTTTGTTACTCTCAGCAGAGAGTTGTGTCGCATCTTCAGTAAACACCACACTAATCTTGTTGCCATTGTTAGCGCCGTCAGTGTTCTTACCACAGGTGCCAGTGCTACCACCACTAGTACCATTGGCACCACACACCTTCTGGCTCACTGTTTGACCATTAGTGGCAGCCTCTACTGCAGTACCCCACCTCTTGGCATCACTCTTAGTTATCTTACCTAAATGAGTAGTAAGACGCTCTACCTGACCTCTAGCTGTATCATATGCTAACTCCTTTCCTAATAAGAATACTGAAGCTGTATCCTCATTAGACTTCTTACCTCCCTTAATAACAAACCTCTCATACCCTACTTCAACTTCAACCCTGGCTCCTCCAATACTATACCCAATGCTTCCTTCTGCAGCAGTGGCGCTATACTAGAGCGCTCTTGTTGCACCACTATTCCTACCACATGTGTTACTAGTGCAACTGCCCCGACTCTCTGGTACGTTGATGGTGGTGATGCCACAGTGGGATTAGAATCCGAGTCTGATGCCCACCTCCACACCTGTGTGCAAACCCTGACCTTCTCTTTTGTTTTCCTCATTGAACTTACATCATCGTCCATACAATGGGCAGGTGTGTGTTCCAGAGGTTAAGTACGAATAAGAGACGAGACCTTGGAGTGAGTGCAGGGAACTGTGGATGCGGCAAGCATGTAGGTAGTAGCACGAGGTAGAGGACCCCCAGAGTTGGGTGCGCTCAGTTGGTGGTGCAGATAGTCCCAATTGGGAAGACCTAGGTATTGAGTCCCGGATACAGGTGAGTCTTCACATGGAGTATCCTCCATGGTGTACCTGCTGGGGCTGTTGGTGATACTGCTGAAGCTGATGATACAGCGACTAAGGTTATATGTAATGTTATAGGGTTTGTACAGAAGCTTGGACTACCAATCATGACAGGAGTGATATTAGGTTCCAGCATCATGGCTATATTCGGTAAACTAGCATGGCCTGCAATTGTAATGTTAGTTGTATTCACAGCTATATTCTTTGGTGCCGGTAAGCTAATGGCTAAGTTTGCTGCTGGTCTGAATAGTGACGGTGTGAATGCACAGAGCTTCAAGTGTGAGGATGGTGGACGGGCCTCATTGGGTAGTTAGGTGTGGATGAGAACTTTGACTGTGCCAAGAAAGCTGGTAGTGCGAGTAAGAAGTAGGAGGATCTGGGTAGTGACACAGGTGTAGATGATGGCGAGAGCTTCAAG of the Anaplasma centrale str. Israel genome contains:
- a CDS encoding TrbC/VirB2 family protein; this translates as MLHGVPAGAVGDTAEADDTATKVICNVIGFVQKLGLPIMTGVILGSSIMAIFGKLAWPAIVMLVVFTAIFFGAGKLMAKFAAGLNSDGVNAQSFKCEDGGRASLGS
- a CDS encoding TrbC/VirB2 family protein, which produces MLHGVPAGASAATGTGDAADDTATKVICNVIGFVQKLGLPIMTGVILGSSIMAIFGKLAWPAIVMLVVFTAIFFGAGKLMAKFAAGVNGDAASKFDCKDGGRAVSGNS